One genomic window of Candidatus Nitrosopumilus sediminis includes the following:
- a CDS encoding MIP/aquaporin family protein: protein MVNPRAYLAEAIATYGLVFFGPLSVILAVSAFGEELTTQSVLFISLGHGGAIALMVYAFGHVSGAHINPAVTIPMIITKKIGIADGIGYIISQLIGAVAAAATLAAILPEVGAKVNFATQGGPSDLINNSIGSGFAIEAILTFFLVTVIFMVAVHKKATPGIQGLAIGGMVFLIHLVAVPLTGASVNPARTFGPALISGFWEFHWLYWAAPILGGIIAGLIMNYVYTKPAEKEA from the coding sequence ATGGTTAATCCAAGAGCATATCTTGCAGAAGCAATTGCAACTTATGGTTTAGTATTCTTTGGCCCACTTTCAGTAATTCTAGCAGTTTCTGCATTTGGGGAAGAATTAACAACACAATCTGTATTGTTCATTTCTCTTGGACACGGTGGTGCCATTGCTTTGATGGTTTATGCATTCGGACACGTATCTGGTGCTCACATAAACCCTGCAGTTACCATTCCTATGATAATTACAAAAAAGATTGGAATCGCTGATGGGATTGGATATATAATTTCACAATTAATTGGCGCAGTTGCAGCAGCAGCTACACTTGCAGCAATATTGCCTGAAGTTGGTGCAAAAGTAAACTTTGCAACACAAGGAGGACCAAGTGATTTAATCAATAACAGCATTGGTTCTGGATTTGCAATTGAAGCAATCTTGACATTCTTCTTAGTTACTGTAATCTTTATGGTGGCAGTTCACAAGAAAGCAACTCCTGGAATTCAAGGACTTGCAATTGGTGGAATGGTTTTCCTTATACATTTAGTTGCTGTACCATTAACTGGTGCATCAGTAAACCCTGCAAGAACATTTGGTCCTGCATTAATCTCTGGATTCTGGGAATTCCATTGGTTGTATTGGGCAGCACCAATCTTGGGCGGAATTATTGCAGGTTTGATAATGAATTATGTCTATACAAAACCCGCAGAAAAAGAAGCATAA